In the Drosophila biarmipes strain raj3 chromosome X, RU_DBia_V1.1, whole genome shotgun sequence genome, one interval contains:
- the LOC108035786 gene encoding proline dehydrogenase 1, mitochondrial isoform X1, with protein sequence MALLRSLSSQRTAISLVYGRNSSKSSNSVAAAACRSYHQRGNRSSATCGDGAAPESASGINGARYLHSGNRPLQASTLVQPDLVAGDAVKRTAKQCSSQEQNPSPAGSPQRDPLDVTFNDPIAAFKSKTTGELMRAYLVYMICSSEKLVEHNMTLMKWSKNVLGQRLFTALMKATFYGHFVAGEDQIKIIPTLERLRSFGVKPILDYSVEEDISQEEAEKREVESSVSSAGDRKEEGSMPQYHVDKSFADRRYKVSSARTYFYLNEATCERNMEIFIKCLEAVSDDDRKAPRAVATGATFGTGITAIKLTALGRPQLLLQLSEVIMRTRKYMEDMVGGQGNVLTHHKTIKDLEKYYATLGDNKDVKEFLNNVTSDKEGILHLFPWSGIVDEDSQLSDTFRVPDPQTGQMRRLISQIPPKEEEMFRNMIRRLNTIVKAAADLDVRIMVDAEQTYFQPAISRITLEMMRKYNKDKAIVFNTYQCYLRETFREVNTDLEQAKRQNFYFGAKLVRGAYMDQERDRAKSLGYPDPVNPTFEATTEMYHKTLSECLRRIKLMKDCDDDARKIGIMVASHNEDTVRFAIQQMKEIGISPEDKVICFGQLLGMCDYITFPLGQAGYSAYKYIPYGPVEEVLPYLSRRAQENKGVLKKIKKEKRLLLSEIRRRLLRGQLFYKPKGNYVPI encoded by the exons ATGGCTCTACTTCGTTCGCTGAGCTCCCAACGAACAGCCATCAGTTTGGTCTACggccgcaacagcagcaagtCGAGCAACTCGGTGGCCGCTGCCGCCTGCCGGAGTTACCACCAGCGCGGCAACAGGAGCTCAGCCACCTGCGGGGACGGAGCAGCGCCGGAGTCCGCCAGCGGGATCAATGGGGCGCGCTACCTGCACTCCGGCAACCGGCCGCTGCAGGCCTCGACGCTGGTGCAGCCGGACCTGGTGGCCGGCGACGCGGTGAAGCGCACCGCGAAGCAGTGCTCGTCCCAGGAGCAGAACCCCTCGCCCGCTGGCTCGCCGCAGAGGGATCCCCTGGACGTGACCTTCAACGACCCGATCGCCGCCTTCAAGAGCAAGACCACCGGCGAGCTGATGCGCGCCTATCTGGTCTACATGATCTGCTCCAGCGAGAAACTGGTTGAGCACAACATGACG CTTATGAAATGGTCAAAGAACGTATTGGGTCAACGGTTATTTACAGCGCTGATGAAGGCGACCTTCTACGGCCACTTCGTCGCCGGCGAGGATCAGATCAAGATCATACCCACATTGGAAAG ACTAAGGTCCTTTGGCGTTAAGCCGATTCTCGACTATTCAGTTGAGGAGGATATCAGCCAGGAGGAGGCCGAGAAACGAGAAGTTGA GTCCTCCGTTTCCAGCGCAGGCGACAGAAAGGAGGAGGGCAGCATGCCGCAGTATCATGTGGACAAGTCCTTCGCCGACCGCCGCTACAAAGTGAGCAGCGCTCGAACCTACTTCTACCTAAACGAGGCCACCTGCGAGCGGAACATGGAGATCTTCATCAAGTGTCTGGAGGCCGTTTCGG ATGACGATCGAAAGGCGCCCCGGGCAGTGGCCACGG GCGCCACCTTCGGAACCGGCATCACCGCCATCAAACTCACCGCCCTGGGCCGTCCACAGTTGCTG CTACAACTGTCCGAGGTTATCATGCGCACACGCAAGTACATGGAGGACATGGTGGGCGGTCAGGGCAATGTGCTGACCCACCACAAGACCATCAAGGATCTCGAGAAGTATTACGCCACGCTTGGCGACAACAAGGACGTGAAGGAGTTCTTGAACAATGTGACGTCCGACAAGGAGGG AATCTTGCATCTGTTCCCCTGGTCGGGCATCGTAGACGAGGACTCGCAGCTGAGCGACACGTTCCGCGTTCCCGACCCCCAAACCGGCCAGATGCGTCGACTGATCTCACAAATACCGCCCAAAGAGGAGGAGATGTTCAGGAACATGATCCGTCGCCTCAACACGATTGTAAAG GCTGCCGCCGATCTGGATGTGCGCATCATGGTAGATGCGGAGCAGACCTACTTCCAGCCGGCCATTTCGCGCATCACCCTGGAAATGATGCGCAAGTACAACAAGGACAAGGCCATTGTCTTCAACACGTATCAGTGTTACCTGCGCGAGACGTTCCGTGAGGTGAACACCGACCTGGAGCAGGCCAAGCGTCAGAACTTCTACTTCGGCGCCAAGCTGGTGCGTGGAGCCTACATGGACCAGGAGCGGGACCGCGCCAAGTCGCTGGGATATCCGGATCCGGTGAACCCCACGTTCGAGGCAACCACGGAGATGTATCACAAGACTTTGTCCGAGTGCTTGCGACGAATCAAG CTGATGAAGGACTGTGATGACGATGCTAGGAAGATTGGCATTATGGTGGCCTCGCACAACGAAGACACCGTCCGCTTTGCCATTCAGCAGATGAAGGAGATCGGCATTTCGCCGGAGGACAAGGTGATCTGCTTTGGTCAACTGCTGGGCATGTGCGACTACATCACCTTCCCACTGG GCCAGGCGGGCTACTCGGCGTACAAGTATATCCCGTATGGCCCTGTGGAGGAGGTGCTGCCCTACTTGTCGCGCCGTGCCCAGGAGAACAAGGGTGTGCTTAAGAAGATCAAGAAGGAGAAGCGACTGCTGCTCTCCGAGATTCGGCGCCGCTTGCTGCGCGGCCAGCTGTTCTACAAGCCCAAGGGAAACTACGTGCCCATCTAA
- the LOC108035786 gene encoding proline dehydrogenase 1, mitochondrial isoform X3, which translates to MALLRSLSSQRTAISLVYGRNSSKSSNSVAAAACRSYHQRGNRSSATCGDGAAPESASGINGARYLHSGNRPLQASTLVQPDLVAGDAVKRTAKQCSSQEQNPSPAGSPQRDPLDVTFNDPIAAFKSKTTGELMRAYLVYMICSSEKLVEHNMTLMKWSKNVLGQRLFTALMKATFYGHFVAGEDQIKIIPTLERLRSFGVKPILDYSVEEDISQEEAEKREVESSVSSAGDRKEEGSMPQYHVDKSFADRRYKVSSARTYFYLNEATCERNMEIFIKCLEAVSGATFGTGITAIKLTALGRPQLLLQLSEVIMRTRKYMEDMVGGQGNVLTHHKTIKDLEKYYATLGDNKDVKEFLNNVTSDKEGILHLFPWSGIVDEDSQLSDTFRVPDPQTGQMRRLISQIPPKEEEMFRNMIRRLNTIVKAAADLDVRIMVDAEQTYFQPAISRITLEMMRKYNKDKAIVFNTYQCYLRETFREVNTDLEQAKRQNFYFGAKLVRGAYMDQERDRAKSLGYPDPVNPTFEATTEMYHKTLSECLRRIKLMKDCDDDARKIGIMVASHNEDTVRFAIQQMKEIGISPEDKVICFGQLLGMCDYITFPLGQAGYSAYKYIPYGPVEEVLPYLSRRAQENKGVLKKIKKEKRLLLSEIRRRLLRGQLFYKPKGNYVPI; encoded by the exons ATGGCTCTACTTCGTTCGCTGAGCTCCCAACGAACAGCCATCAGTTTGGTCTACggccgcaacagcagcaagtCGAGCAACTCGGTGGCCGCTGCCGCCTGCCGGAGTTACCACCAGCGCGGCAACAGGAGCTCAGCCACCTGCGGGGACGGAGCAGCGCCGGAGTCCGCCAGCGGGATCAATGGGGCGCGCTACCTGCACTCCGGCAACCGGCCGCTGCAGGCCTCGACGCTGGTGCAGCCGGACCTGGTGGCCGGCGACGCGGTGAAGCGCACCGCGAAGCAGTGCTCGTCCCAGGAGCAGAACCCCTCGCCCGCTGGCTCGCCGCAGAGGGATCCCCTGGACGTGACCTTCAACGACCCGATCGCCGCCTTCAAGAGCAAGACCACCGGCGAGCTGATGCGCGCCTATCTGGTCTACATGATCTGCTCCAGCGAGAAACTGGTTGAGCACAACATGACG CTTATGAAATGGTCAAAGAACGTATTGGGTCAACGGTTATTTACAGCGCTGATGAAGGCGACCTTCTACGGCCACTTCGTCGCCGGCGAGGATCAGATCAAGATCATACCCACATTGGAAAG ACTAAGGTCCTTTGGCGTTAAGCCGATTCTCGACTATTCAGTTGAGGAGGATATCAGCCAGGAGGAGGCCGAGAAACGAGAAGTTGA GTCCTCCGTTTCCAGCGCAGGCGACAGAAAGGAGGAGGGCAGCATGCCGCAGTATCATGTGGACAAGTCCTTCGCCGACCGCCGCTACAAAGTGAGCAGCGCTCGAACCTACTTCTACCTAAACGAGGCCACCTGCGAGCGGAACATGGAGATCTTCATCAAGTGTCTGGAGGCCGTTTCGG GCGCCACCTTCGGAACCGGCATCACCGCCATCAAACTCACCGCCCTGGGCCGTCCACAGTTGCTG CTACAACTGTCCGAGGTTATCATGCGCACACGCAAGTACATGGAGGACATGGTGGGCGGTCAGGGCAATGTGCTGACCCACCACAAGACCATCAAGGATCTCGAGAAGTATTACGCCACGCTTGGCGACAACAAGGACGTGAAGGAGTTCTTGAACAATGTGACGTCCGACAAGGAGGG AATCTTGCATCTGTTCCCCTGGTCGGGCATCGTAGACGAGGACTCGCAGCTGAGCGACACGTTCCGCGTTCCCGACCCCCAAACCGGCCAGATGCGTCGACTGATCTCACAAATACCGCCCAAAGAGGAGGAGATGTTCAGGAACATGATCCGTCGCCTCAACACGATTGTAAAG GCTGCCGCCGATCTGGATGTGCGCATCATGGTAGATGCGGAGCAGACCTACTTCCAGCCGGCCATTTCGCGCATCACCCTGGAAATGATGCGCAAGTACAACAAGGACAAGGCCATTGTCTTCAACACGTATCAGTGTTACCTGCGCGAGACGTTCCGTGAGGTGAACACCGACCTGGAGCAGGCCAAGCGTCAGAACTTCTACTTCGGCGCCAAGCTGGTGCGTGGAGCCTACATGGACCAGGAGCGGGACCGCGCCAAGTCGCTGGGATATCCGGATCCGGTGAACCCCACGTTCGAGGCAACCACGGAGATGTATCACAAGACTTTGTCCGAGTGCTTGCGACGAATCAAG CTGATGAAGGACTGTGATGACGATGCTAGGAAGATTGGCATTATGGTGGCCTCGCACAACGAAGACACCGTCCGCTTTGCCATTCAGCAGATGAAGGAGATCGGCATTTCGCCGGAGGACAAGGTGATCTGCTTTGGTCAACTGCTGGGCATGTGCGACTACATCACCTTCCCACTGG GCCAGGCGGGCTACTCGGCGTACAAGTATATCCCGTATGGCCCTGTGGAGGAGGTGCTGCCCTACTTGTCGCGCCGTGCCCAGGAGAACAAGGGTGTGCTTAAGAAGATCAAGAAGGAGAAGCGACTGCTGCTCTCCGAGATTCGGCGCCGCTTGCTGCGCGGCCAGCTGTTCTACAAGCCCAAGGGAAACTACGTGCCCATCTAA
- the LOC108035786 gene encoding proline dehydrogenase 1, mitochondrial isoform X2, with protein MALLRSLSSQRTAISLVYGRNSSKSSNSVAAAACRSYHQRGNRSSATCGDGAAPESASGINGARYLHSGNRPLQASTLVQPDLVAGDAVKRTAKQCSSQEQNPSPAGSPQRDPLDVTFNDPIAAFKSKTTGELMRAYLVYMICSSEKLVEHNMTLLKLARNLLGQRLFVLLMKSSFYGHFVAGENRHTIVPALERLRSFGVKPILDYSVEEDISQEEAEKREVESSVSSAGDRKEEGSMPQYHVDKSFADRRYKVSSARTYFYLNEATCERNMEIFIKCLEAVSDDDRKAPRAVATGATFGTGITAIKLTALGRPQLLLQLSEVIMRTRKYMEDMVGGQGNVLTHHKTIKDLEKYYATLGDNKDVKEFLNNVTSDKEGILHLFPWSGIVDEDSQLSDTFRVPDPQTGQMRRLISQIPPKEEEMFRNMIRRLNTIVKAAADLDVRIMVDAEQTYFQPAISRITLEMMRKYNKDKAIVFNTYQCYLRETFREVNTDLEQAKRQNFYFGAKLVRGAYMDQERDRAKSLGYPDPVNPTFEATTEMYHKTLSECLRRIKLMKDCDDDARKIGIMVASHNEDTVRFAIQQMKEIGISPEDKVICFGQLLGMCDYITFPLGQAGYSAYKYIPYGPVEEVLPYLSRRAQENKGVLKKIKKEKRLLLSEIRRRLLRGQLFYKPKGNYVPI; from the exons ATGGCTCTACTTCGTTCGCTGAGCTCCCAACGAACAGCCATCAGTTTGGTCTACggccgcaacagcagcaagtCGAGCAACTCGGTGGCCGCTGCCGCCTGCCGGAGTTACCACCAGCGCGGCAACAGGAGCTCAGCCACCTGCGGGGACGGAGCAGCGCCGGAGTCCGCCAGCGGGATCAATGGGGCGCGCTACCTGCACTCCGGCAACCGGCCGCTGCAGGCCTCGACGCTGGTGCAGCCGGACCTGGTGGCCGGCGACGCGGTGAAGCGCACCGCGAAGCAGTGCTCGTCCCAGGAGCAGAACCCCTCGCCCGCTGGCTCGCCGCAGAGGGATCCCCTGGACGTGACCTTCAACGACCCGATCGCCGCCTTCAAGAGCAAGACCACCGGCGAGCTGATGCGCGCCTATCTGGTCTACATGATCTGCTCCAGCGAGAAACTGGTTGAGCACAACATGACG CTGCTGAAGCTGGCACGCAACCTGCTCGGCCAGAGGCTCTTCGTCCTGCTGATGAAGTCCAGCTTCTACGGACACTTTGTGGCAGGCGAGAACCGGCACACGATCGTGCCCGCCCTAGAGAG ACTAAGGTCCTTTGGCGTTAAGCCGATTCTCGACTATTCAGTTGAGGAGGATATCAGCCAGGAGGAGGCCGAGAAACGAGAAGTTGA GTCCTCCGTTTCCAGCGCAGGCGACAGAAAGGAGGAGGGCAGCATGCCGCAGTATCATGTGGACAAGTCCTTCGCCGACCGCCGCTACAAAGTGAGCAGCGCTCGAACCTACTTCTACCTAAACGAGGCCACCTGCGAGCGGAACATGGAGATCTTCATCAAGTGTCTGGAGGCCGTTTCGG ATGACGATCGAAAGGCGCCCCGGGCAGTGGCCACGG GCGCCACCTTCGGAACCGGCATCACCGCCATCAAACTCACCGCCCTGGGCCGTCCACAGTTGCTG CTACAACTGTCCGAGGTTATCATGCGCACACGCAAGTACATGGAGGACATGGTGGGCGGTCAGGGCAATGTGCTGACCCACCACAAGACCATCAAGGATCTCGAGAAGTATTACGCCACGCTTGGCGACAACAAGGACGTGAAGGAGTTCTTGAACAATGTGACGTCCGACAAGGAGGG AATCTTGCATCTGTTCCCCTGGTCGGGCATCGTAGACGAGGACTCGCAGCTGAGCGACACGTTCCGCGTTCCCGACCCCCAAACCGGCCAGATGCGTCGACTGATCTCACAAATACCGCCCAAAGAGGAGGAGATGTTCAGGAACATGATCCGTCGCCTCAACACGATTGTAAAG GCTGCCGCCGATCTGGATGTGCGCATCATGGTAGATGCGGAGCAGACCTACTTCCAGCCGGCCATTTCGCGCATCACCCTGGAAATGATGCGCAAGTACAACAAGGACAAGGCCATTGTCTTCAACACGTATCAGTGTTACCTGCGCGAGACGTTCCGTGAGGTGAACACCGACCTGGAGCAGGCCAAGCGTCAGAACTTCTACTTCGGCGCCAAGCTGGTGCGTGGAGCCTACATGGACCAGGAGCGGGACCGCGCCAAGTCGCTGGGATATCCGGATCCGGTGAACCCCACGTTCGAGGCAACCACGGAGATGTATCACAAGACTTTGTCCGAGTGCTTGCGACGAATCAAG CTGATGAAGGACTGTGATGACGATGCTAGGAAGATTGGCATTATGGTGGCCTCGCACAACGAAGACACCGTCCGCTTTGCCATTCAGCAGATGAAGGAGATCGGCATTTCGCCGGAGGACAAGGTGATCTGCTTTGGTCAACTGCTGGGCATGTGCGACTACATCACCTTCCCACTGG GCCAGGCGGGCTACTCGGCGTACAAGTATATCCCGTATGGCCCTGTGGAGGAGGTGCTGCCCTACTTGTCGCGCCGTGCCCAGGAGAACAAGGGTGTGCTTAAGAAGATCAAGAAGGAGAAGCGACTGCTGCTCTCCGAGATTCGGCGCCGCTTGCTGCGCGGCCAGCTGTTCTACAAGCCCAAGGGAAACTACGTGCCCATCTAA
- the LOC108035786 gene encoding proline dehydrogenase 1, mitochondrial isoform X4 — translation MALLRSLSSQRTAISLVYGRNSSKSSNSVAAAACRSYHQRGNRSSATCGDGAAPESASGINGARYLHSGNRPLQASTLVQPDLVAGDAVKRTAKQCSSQEQNPSPAGSPQRDPLDVTFNDPIAAFKSKTTGELMRAYLVYMICSSEKLVEHNMTLLKLARNLLGQRLFVLLMKSSFYGHFVAGENRHTIVPALERLRSFGVKPILDYSVEEDISQEEAEKREVESSVSSAGDRKEEGSMPQYHVDKSFADRRYKVSSARTYFYLNEATCERNMEIFIKCLEAVSGATFGTGITAIKLTALGRPQLLLQLSEVIMRTRKYMEDMVGGQGNVLTHHKTIKDLEKYYATLGDNKDVKEFLNNVTSDKEGILHLFPWSGIVDEDSQLSDTFRVPDPQTGQMRRLISQIPPKEEEMFRNMIRRLNTIVKAAADLDVRIMVDAEQTYFQPAISRITLEMMRKYNKDKAIVFNTYQCYLRETFREVNTDLEQAKRQNFYFGAKLVRGAYMDQERDRAKSLGYPDPVNPTFEATTEMYHKTLSECLRRIKLMKDCDDDARKIGIMVASHNEDTVRFAIQQMKEIGISPEDKVICFGQLLGMCDYITFPLGQAGYSAYKYIPYGPVEEVLPYLSRRAQENKGVLKKIKKEKRLLLSEIRRRLLRGQLFYKPKGNYVPI, via the exons ATGGCTCTACTTCGTTCGCTGAGCTCCCAACGAACAGCCATCAGTTTGGTCTACggccgcaacagcagcaagtCGAGCAACTCGGTGGCCGCTGCCGCCTGCCGGAGTTACCACCAGCGCGGCAACAGGAGCTCAGCCACCTGCGGGGACGGAGCAGCGCCGGAGTCCGCCAGCGGGATCAATGGGGCGCGCTACCTGCACTCCGGCAACCGGCCGCTGCAGGCCTCGACGCTGGTGCAGCCGGACCTGGTGGCCGGCGACGCGGTGAAGCGCACCGCGAAGCAGTGCTCGTCCCAGGAGCAGAACCCCTCGCCCGCTGGCTCGCCGCAGAGGGATCCCCTGGACGTGACCTTCAACGACCCGATCGCCGCCTTCAAGAGCAAGACCACCGGCGAGCTGATGCGCGCCTATCTGGTCTACATGATCTGCTCCAGCGAGAAACTGGTTGAGCACAACATGACG CTGCTGAAGCTGGCACGCAACCTGCTCGGCCAGAGGCTCTTCGTCCTGCTGATGAAGTCCAGCTTCTACGGACACTTTGTGGCAGGCGAGAACCGGCACACGATCGTGCCCGCCCTAGAGAG ACTAAGGTCCTTTGGCGTTAAGCCGATTCTCGACTATTCAGTTGAGGAGGATATCAGCCAGGAGGAGGCCGAGAAACGAGAAGTTGA GTCCTCCGTTTCCAGCGCAGGCGACAGAAAGGAGGAGGGCAGCATGCCGCAGTATCATGTGGACAAGTCCTTCGCCGACCGCCGCTACAAAGTGAGCAGCGCTCGAACCTACTTCTACCTAAACGAGGCCACCTGCGAGCGGAACATGGAGATCTTCATCAAGTGTCTGGAGGCCGTTTCGG GCGCCACCTTCGGAACCGGCATCACCGCCATCAAACTCACCGCCCTGGGCCGTCCACAGTTGCTG CTACAACTGTCCGAGGTTATCATGCGCACACGCAAGTACATGGAGGACATGGTGGGCGGTCAGGGCAATGTGCTGACCCACCACAAGACCATCAAGGATCTCGAGAAGTATTACGCCACGCTTGGCGACAACAAGGACGTGAAGGAGTTCTTGAACAATGTGACGTCCGACAAGGAGGG AATCTTGCATCTGTTCCCCTGGTCGGGCATCGTAGACGAGGACTCGCAGCTGAGCGACACGTTCCGCGTTCCCGACCCCCAAACCGGCCAGATGCGTCGACTGATCTCACAAATACCGCCCAAAGAGGAGGAGATGTTCAGGAACATGATCCGTCGCCTCAACACGATTGTAAAG GCTGCCGCCGATCTGGATGTGCGCATCATGGTAGATGCGGAGCAGACCTACTTCCAGCCGGCCATTTCGCGCATCACCCTGGAAATGATGCGCAAGTACAACAAGGACAAGGCCATTGTCTTCAACACGTATCAGTGTTACCTGCGCGAGACGTTCCGTGAGGTGAACACCGACCTGGAGCAGGCCAAGCGTCAGAACTTCTACTTCGGCGCCAAGCTGGTGCGTGGAGCCTACATGGACCAGGAGCGGGACCGCGCCAAGTCGCTGGGATATCCGGATCCGGTGAACCCCACGTTCGAGGCAACCACGGAGATGTATCACAAGACTTTGTCCGAGTGCTTGCGACGAATCAAG CTGATGAAGGACTGTGATGACGATGCTAGGAAGATTGGCATTATGGTGGCCTCGCACAACGAAGACACCGTCCGCTTTGCCATTCAGCAGATGAAGGAGATCGGCATTTCGCCGGAGGACAAGGTGATCTGCTTTGGTCAACTGCTGGGCATGTGCGACTACATCACCTTCCCACTGG GCCAGGCGGGCTACTCGGCGTACAAGTATATCCCGTATGGCCCTGTGGAGGAGGTGCTGCCCTACTTGTCGCGCCGTGCCCAGGAGAACAAGGGTGTGCTTAAGAAGATCAAGAAGGAGAAGCGACTGCTGCTCTCCGAGATTCGGCGCCGCTTGCTGCGCGGCCAGCTGTTCTACAAGCCCAAGGGAAACTACGTGCCCATCTAA